A single genomic interval of Primulina huaijiensis isolate GDHJ02 chromosome 7, ASM1229523v2, whole genome shotgun sequence harbors:
- the LOC140980942 gene encoding ethylene-responsive transcription factor ERF119-like: MPEPRKTISLRQEFGTRMLRNKFEPILPMRKVVIVCDDPDATDSSDDEGVSKRLIREVCIPVEDSSSVAKVDEWKGSFRNSSNEEKRIPKKKRASPLIERKSSQITGKYRGVRQRKWGKWAAEIRDPIKQKRVWLGTYSTAEEASRAYETKRMEFEALAINTDFPTHKSLDDANNGTVCSVVIYKNDENQKSHDSSACALENDSGAFLVLPVSHKSPSSVLELDSLCPGSGINLETQDKIVDVVPVNKNVSEKKLADSGDAGLVDDELMALAQMGTEMDLAFELDSFMEYDDFAPPLDDILGEFDDLPIFGFDDGDHCTTLPDFDFEACNEALGWIDEVTTPMNGASPMMNGAPLNIACP, translated from the coding sequence ATGCCAGAGCCTCGGAAAACAATTTCATTGAGACAAGAATTTGGAACCAGAATGTTGAGGAACAAGTTTGAACCCATCCTACCCATGAGGAAAGTCGTGATCGTTTGTGATGACCCGGATGCTACCGATTCATCTGATGATGAGGGAGTTAGTAAGAGGCTTATCCGAGAAGTCTGTATCCCTGTTGAGGACTCTAGTTCAGTGGCGAAAGTTGATGAATGGAAGGGTTCATTTCGAAACAGTTCCAATGAAGAGAAGAGGATCCCCAAGAAGAAACGAGCTTCCCCTCTAATTGAGAGAAAGTCTAGTCAAATTACCGGAAAATATAGAGGTGTTCGGCAGCGTAAATGGGGGAAATGGGCTGCGGAAATCCGTGATCCAATTAAGCAAAAACGAGTTTGGTTAGGGACTTATAGTACTGCTGAGGAGGCGTCAAGAGCATATGAAACAAAACGAATGGAATTCGAGGCTTTGGCTATTAACACCGACTTTCCAACGCATAAAAGTTTGGATGATGCTAACAATGGAACTGTTTGCTCTGTGGTTATATATAAGAACGATGAGAACCAGAAATCACATGATTCAAGTGCTTGTGCTTTGGAAAACGACTCTGGTGCATTTTTGGTATTGCCTGTCTCCCACAAATCACCATCTTCTGTGCTTGAATTGGATTCCTTGTGCCCAGGCTCAGGAATCAACCTTGAAACTCAGGATAAAATAGTAGATGTTGTACCTGTCAACAAAAATGTTTCAGAGAAGAAGTTAGCTGACTCTGGTGATGCTGGATTAGTGGACGATGAATTGATGGCGCTGGCACAAATGGGCACGGAGATGGACTTAGCTTTTGAGCTCGATTCGTTCATGGAGTATGATGATTTCGCCCCACCATTGGACGACATCCTCGGTGAATTCGATGATCTTCCTATTTTTGGGTTCGATGATGGTGATCATTGTACCACGTTGCCAGATTTCGACTTCGAGGCTTGCAACGAAGCCCTCGGTTGGATCGATGAAGTGACTACCCCGATGAATGGTGCATCACCAATGATGAATGGTGCACCCCTCAATATAGCATGCCCGTAA
- the LOC140981810 gene encoding protein FLX-like 3 yields MAGRNRMPRHPDSFRGLPDDPRPILRRGPLPPHPLALEEELDLQRRDIQRLLVENRHVIDDNVMLQRDLASVKDEIHRLSQVIPKLHGEREAQRRELIERGLKLEAELRASEPLREKVAQLRTEAQKLSGVRNDLSTQVQNLTKDVNKLQAENKQLIVMKTDVEKMRKELADARRIYEHEKKENEELVEQNLSMEQNLISMAREMEKLRAEQSRMEMGIRGYGMLNGSHETRYPGPYSDTWGSYDKHGPFRR; encoded by the exons ATGGCTGGGAGAAATCGCATGCCTCGCCATCCTGATAGTTTTCGAGGCCTCCCTGATGATCCACGGCCTATTTTGCGTCGAGGTCCCCTCCCTCCTCATCCTCTTGCCCTGGAAGAGGAACTAGATCTCCAAAGAAGAGACATTCAAAGACTCCTTGTTGAAAACAGACACGTGATTGATGATAATGTGATGCTTCAAAGGGATTTGGCGTCTGTGAAAGATGAGATCCACAGATTAAGTCAGGTTATTCCTAAACTGCATGGTGAACGAGAGGCACAACGAAGGGAGTTGATTGAAAGAGGGCTGAAACTAGAGGCCGAACTCCGCGCTTCGGAACCTCTGAGAGAAAAGGTGGCTCAATTAAGGACTGAGGCTCAGAAATTAAGTGGGGTTCGGAACGATTTATCGACACAGGTTCAAAATCTCACAAAGGATGTTAATAAACTCCAAGCTGAGAACAAGCAGTTAATTGTAATGAAGACTGATGTTGAGAAGATGAGGAAAGAGCTTGCTGATGCCAG GAGAATATACGAACATGAGAAGAAAGAGAACGAAGAGCTGGTAGAGCAAAATCTGTCAATGGAGCAAAATCTCATCTCCATGGCTAGAGAAATGGAGAAACTACGTGCTGAACAATCAAGGATGGAAATGG GTATTCGAGGATACGGAATGCTGAATGGAAGTCACGAAACAAGATATCCAGGGCCATATAGTGATACATGGGGTTCGTATGATAAACATGGTCCTTTTCGACGTTGA
- the LOC140981189 gene encoding 3-ketoacyl-CoA synthase 6-like — protein sequence MASQIPHIVAFLFTTIIISFIIQTSPEQILQLWNSMQFTSLQILCFSFFIVYTMTVFLMKRPRTVYLVDFALFKPPQSMRVSFAGFMEHARLVLPTQPKSVHFQMRILERSGLGETTCLPPAIHYIPPTPNMALAREEAELVIFSCMDSLFQKTGIQPKDIDILILNCSLFSPTPSLTAMVVNKYKMRSNIKSFNLSGMGCSAGLISLDLANDLLQQHSRSNAVVISTEILTPNCYMGKERSMLLPNCLFRMGGAAILLSNRSSDRSRAKYRLSHVVRTHKGADDKSYRCVSQEEDSEGNVGIMLNIDLMRIAGESLKSNITTLGPLVLPASEQLRFVISLIRRKLFNPKIKPYIPDFKQAFDHFCIHAGGRAVIDELQKSLNLTSEQVEASRMTLHRFGNTSSSSLWYELSYIENKGRMKEGDRVWQIAFGSGFKCNSAVWKCNRTIKKPSDGAWADCIDKYPVYIPEIVKL from the coding sequence ATGGCTTCTCAAATCCCACACATTGTTGCCTTTTTGTTCACCACCATTATCATCTCCTTCATCATTCAAACAAGCCCCGAACAAATCCTGCAACTCTGGAATTCCATGCAGTTCACTTCTCTACAAATCCTCTGCTTTTCATTCTTCATCGTTTACACTATGACTGTGTTCCTCATGAAACGGCCCCGAACTGTTTATCTCGTAGATTTTGCCCTCTTCAAGCCTCCTCAAAGCATGCGAGTCTCCTTCGCAGGTTTCATGGAGCATGCAAGATTGGTTTTACCCACTCAACCTAAAAGTGTCCATTTCCAGATGAGGATTCTTGAACGCTCAGGTCTTGGTGAAACAACATGTCTGCCACCCGCAATCCATTACATTCCTCCCACCCCTAATATGGCTCTTGCTAGAGAAGAAGCTGAACTTGTGATCTTTTCTTGCATGGATTCGCTGTTTCAGAAAACCGGGATCCAGCCCAAAGATATCGATATCTTGATCTTGAATTGCAGCCTCTTTTCTCCGACTCCATCTCTAACAGCCATGGTGGTTAACAAATACAAAATGAGAAGTAATATCAAGAGTTTTAATTTATCCGGAATGGGATGCAGCGCGGGTTTGATTTCACTCGATTTAGCGAATGATCTTCTGCAACAGCATTCAAGATCAAATGCTGTGGTTATAAGTACAGAGATTCTTACACCCAATTGCTACATGGGTAAGGAAAGATCCATGCTCCTCCCCAACTGCTTGTTCAGAATGGGGGGCGCCGCCATACTCTTGTCCAACCGGAGCTCCGATCGCAGCCGCGCAAAGTATCGTCTATCTCATGTTGTGAGGACCCACAAAGGAGCTGATGATAAATCATACAGATGCGTATCGCAAGAAGAGGATTCCGAAGGGAATGTCGGAATAATGTTGAACATTGATCTAATGAGAATCGCTGGCGAGTCTTTGAAATCCAATATCACTACACTTGGCCCTTTAGTCCTTCCTGCTTCGGAGCAGCTACGCTTTGTTATTTCACTCATCAGAAGGAAGCTATTCAACCCTAAAATTAAGCCATATATTCCAGATTTCAAGCAGGCTTTTGACCATTTCTGCATACACGCCGGCGGAAGGGCGGTGATCGATGAGCTTCAGAAGAGCCTCAACCTCACGTCGGAGCAAGTGGAGGCTTCGAGAATGACTTTACACAGATTTGGGaacacttcttcttcttcgctTTGGTATGAACTGAGTTACATTGAGAATAAAGGCAGGATGAAGGAAGGAGACAGAGTGTGGCAGATTGCTTTCGGGAGCGGATTTAAGTGCAACAGTGCGGTTTGGAAATGCAATAGGACGATCAAGAAACCATCGGACGGAGCTTGGGCTGATTGCATCGATAAATATCCAGTCTATATACCAGAAATCGTCAAACTTTAA
- the LOC140980626 gene encoding alpha-xylosidase 1 — translation MFSFPPLLSSFLRLFLPFLVLCNLLLLLPVGFVSAGSSSRIGNGYRLISIEESSNRGLVGLLQLNQKTNIYGPDIPLLHLYVKHETDSRLRVHITDAQKQRWEVPYNLLPRETPPLAKQSIAISSRKDALSSPKPTDYPGTELIFSYETDPFTFSIKRKSNGQTLFNSTSEQPDPCNPLVFKDQYLEISTKLPKNASLYGLGENTQPHGIKLNPYDPYTLYTTDISAINLNADLYGSHPVYMDLRNMEGEASAHAVLLLNSNGMDVFYKGDSLTYKVIGGVFDFYFFAGPSPLDVVDQYTAFIGRPAAMPYWAFGFHQCRWGYHNLSVVEDVVENYKNAKIPLDVIWNDDDHMDGHKDFTLNPTNYPRPKLLAFLEKIHAQGMKYIVIIDPGIGVNTSYGVYQRGIANDVFIKYEGKPYLAQVWPGAVNFPDFLNPKTVEWWIDEIRRFHELVPVDGLWIDMNEVSNFCSGLCTLPEGRICPNGTGPGWVCCLDCKNITKTRWDDPPYKINASGIQAPVGYKTIATSASHYNGVLEYDAHSIYGFSQAVATHKGLQELEGKRPFILSRSTYVGSGHYAAHWTGDNKGTWEDLKYSISTMLNFGIFGVPMVGSDICGFYPAPTEELCNRWIELGAFYPFSRDHANFYSPRQELYQWESVAISARNALGMRYKLLPYFYTLNYEAHTTGAPIARPLFFTFPIDTKLYGLSTQFLLGKSVMVSPVLEQNKTEVKVLFPPGSWYNMFDMAKVIVSKETHYLTLDAPLHVINVHVYQNTILPMQQGGLISKQARTTPFTLIVTFPLGGSQGEAKGELFLDDDERLEMKLGSGYSTYIDFYATVSKGSVKVWSSVQESKFALEKGWIIEKVTVLGLNGVESSFVIEVDGNELKDTSKVEFTTREHESLERSEDGGDETKNVMVEIGGLELPLGKKFSLSWKMGIKA, via the exons ATGTTTTCTTTCCCTCCATTATTATCTTCTTTTCTCAGGCTTTTCTTGCCTTTTCTAGTTCTTTgcaatcttcttcttcttcttccagtTGGTTTTGTATCTGCAGGAAGTTCAAGCAGAATTGGCAATGGCTACCGTTTGATCTCGATTGAAGAGTCCTCTAATCGCGGCCTTGTTGGCCTTCTTCAACTTAATCAGAAAACTAATATCTACGGGCCTGATATCCCCCTCTTGCACCTCTATGTCAa GCATGAAACGGATTCCCGCTTGAGGGTTCACATTACAGATGCTCAAAAACAAAGATGGGAGGTTCCTTACAATCTTCTACCGAGAGAGACCCCTCCATTAGCCAAACAATCCATCGCCATCTCTTCAAGAAAAGACGCTCTTAGCTCACCCAAACCCACAGATTACCCAGGAACCGAGCTCATATTCTCATACGAAACAGACCCCTTCACCTTCTCCATAAAGAGGAAATCAAACGGGCAGACCCTTTTCAATTCCACCTCCGAACAACCCGACCCGTGCAACCCATTAGTCTTCAAAGACCAATACCTCGAAATCTCCACAAAACTCCCCAAGAACGCCTCCCTGTACGGCCTCGGAGAGAACACGCAGCCGCATGGGATCAAGCTCAACCCCTACGATCCTTACACCTTGTACACAACAGATATTTCTGCCATAAATCTTAATGCAGATTTGTACGGGTCGCATCCCGTGTACATGGATTTGAGGAACATGGAAGGCGAGGCCTCTGCCCACGCAGTTCTGCTGCTGAACAGCAACGGAATGGACGTGTTCTACAAAGGGGATTCGTTGACGTATAAAGTGATTGGGGGTGTCTTCGACTTTTACTTCTTCGCCGGCCCTTCGCCGTTAGATGTCGTTGATCAGTACACTGCTTTCATCGGACGGCCTGCCGCCATGCCTTACTGGGCTTTTG GATTCCATCAATGCAGATGGGGCTACCACAATTTATCGGTAGTTGAAGATGTAGTAGAAAACTACAAGAACGCCAAAATCCCACTTGATGTAATATGGAATGATGATGATCACATGGATGGACACAAAGATTTCACTCTTAATCCCACAAATTACCCTCGACCCAAACTTTTAGCATTCTTGGAAAAAATCCATGCCCAAGGCATGAAATACATTGTCATAATCGACCCCGGAATCGGTGTCAACACGAGCTATGGTGTTTACCAGAGAGGCATAGCAAACGATGTGTTTATCAAGTATGAAGGCAAGCCCTACTTGGCTCAAGTTTGGCCGGGAGCTGTCAATTTCCCCGATTTTCTTAACCCGAAAACTGTCGAATGGTGGATTGATGAGATCCGACGTTTCCATGAGCTTGTACCGGTTGATGGACTTTGGATTGATATGAATGAAGTTTCAAATTTTTGCTCTGGTTTGTGTACTCTTCCGGAGGGCAGGATTTGCCCCAATGGGACAGGCCCGGGATGGGTTTGTTGTCTAGATTGCAAAAATATAACGAAAACGAGATGGGACGATCCACCATACAAGATCAATGCTTCTGGGATACAAGCTCCTGTAGGGTACAAAACTATAGCAACTAGTGCATCTCATTATAATGGAGTTTTGGAGTATGATGCACATAGTATATATGGTTTCTCACAAGCAGTTGCGACTCACAAGGGTCTTCAAGAGCTCGAGGGAAAACGTCCCTTTATACTTTCGCGTTCGACTTACGTTGGATCAGGACACTACGCTGCACACTGGACAGGGGATAACAAAGGAACGTGGGAAGATTTGAAGTACTCGATTTCTACAATGTTGAATTTTGGAATATTTGGTGTTCCAATGGTCGGCTCGGATATATGTGGATTCTATCCAGCCCCAACGGAAGAGCTTTGCAACCGTTGGATTGAACTCGGGGCGTTTTACCCTTTTTCAAGGGATCATGCTAACTTTTATTCTCCAAGGCAAGAGCTTTATCAGTGGGAATCAGTGGCCATATCAGCAAGAAATGCATTAGGAATGAGGTACAAACTTCTGCCATATTTTTACACATTGAACTATGAGGCACATACTACAGGAGCTCCTATAGCTCGACCCCTCTTTTTCACATTCCCGATTGATACAAAGTTGTATGGATTGAGCACTCAATTCTTGCTGGGAAAAAGTGTGATGGTTTCTCCAGTACTAGAACAGAACAAAACCGAAGTGAAAGTTCTATTTCCGCCGGGGTCTTGGTACAATATGTTCGATATGGCTAAGGTTATTGTTTCTAAAGAGACACATTACCTCACACTCGATGCACCATTACACGTTATCAATGTCCATGTGTATCAAAACACGATTTTACCAATGCAACAAGGTGGATTGATCTCTAAACAAGCCAGAACCACGCCTTTTACACTTATAGTCACCTTCCCACTGGGGGGAAGTCAAGGAGAGGCTAAGGGGGAGCTTTTCTTAGACGACGATGAACGACTGGAGATGAAACTTGGGAGTGGCTACTCGACTTACATTGATTTCTATGCAACAGTTAGTAAAGGGTCGGTAAAAGTATGGTCATCCGTTCAAGAAAGCAAGTTCGCATTAGAGAAAGGATGGATTATCGAGAAGGTAACCGTGCTCGGGTTGAATGGAGTGGAGAGTTCGTTTGTGATTGAAGTTGATGGAAATGAGCTTAAAGATACCTCTAAAGTTGAATTTACAACGAGGGAACATGAATCTTTGGAGAGATCGGAAGATGGAGGGGATGAGACGAAGAATGTGATGGTGGAGATTGGAGGGTTGGAGTTGCCTTTGGGGAAGAAGTTTTCTCTGTCATGGAAAATGGGAATCAAAGCTTGA